The proteins below come from a single Nitrosospira sp. Is2 genomic window:
- a CDS encoding outer membrane protein assembly factor BamD — MRRSLTLFLILLLSACGLLPKNVQDSKNWSASKYYSEAKTELNEGNYAGAVKLFEQLEARYPYGRYAQQAQLEIAYAYYKDNEQASAIAAADRFIKLHPNHSNVDYAYYLKGLANFNDDLGLMGIVTEKILNQDMSERDPKASRESFENFKELVTRFPKSKYTPDAVQRMKHLVNVVALNEVQVARYYMKRGGYIAAANRAQYALKEYPQTPATEEALFIMVKAYDALGMTDLRDDAARVMQRNFPQSRFLADSTGVDAEPWWKFW; from the coding sequence ATGCGACGTAGTTTAACTTTATTTCTGATATTGCTTCTGTCAGCCTGCGGTTTGCTGCCCAAGAACGTGCAGGACTCGAAGAACTGGTCGGCGAGCAAATATTATTCCGAGGCCAAAACGGAATTGAACGAAGGCAACTATGCCGGCGCGGTCAAGCTGTTCGAGCAGCTGGAGGCGCGTTATCCTTACGGGCGCTATGCGCAGCAGGCGCAACTCGAGATTGCCTATGCCTATTATAAGGATAACGAGCAAGCTTCGGCTATTGCCGCGGCGGACCGTTTTATCAAGCTGCACCCCAACCATTCGAACGTGGATTACGCTTATTACCTTAAGGGGCTTGCCAATTTCAATGACGATCTGGGGCTGATGGGGATCGTGACCGAAAAAATCCTCAATCAGGATATGAGCGAGCGCGATCCGAAAGCGTCGCGGGAGTCATTCGAAAATTTCAAGGAACTGGTTACACGTTTCCCCAAGAGCAAATACACCCCCGATGCGGTGCAACGAATGAAGCACCTGGTCAACGTCGTCGCGCTGAATGAAGTACAGGTTGCGCGCTATTACATGAAACGAGGGGGTTATATTGCGGCCGCCAATCGTGCTCAGTATGCACTGAAGGAATACCCCCAGACGCCGGCAACGGAGGAGGCGCTATTCATCATGGTAAAAGCATATGATGCACTGGGAATGACAGACTTGCGGGACGATGCGGCTCGCGTGATGCAAAGGAATTTCCCTCAGAGCCGGTTTTTGGCTGACTCGACTGGTGTGGATGCCGAACCGTGGTGGAAATTCTGGTAG